One region of Epilithonimonas zeae genomic DNA includes:
- a CDS encoding MFS transporter: MNENITTDSVKKFLPLILGTAIFMQMLDSTILNTSLPSIARDLQESPLDMQNAIISYVLTLALFMPVSGFLADKFGTKKIFILSLFVFSLGSLFCSLSQNLTELVISRVIQGVGGSLMTPVGKLALIRAFNKNELLKAMNFAIIPALIGPVMGPVVGGYMVDYLSWHWIFLINIPIGALGIILSLKYMPNYKSPVIDFDLKGFLIFALASLLLSSALELLGNAQNITPVLMIFFLGFLMLYFYYKHAKTDNNPIFPLNLFKVRTFRVGILGNLATRLGISSIPLLVPLMIQIAYGKSALTSGWIIAPMALTAMFGKSFVIGILDRFGYRKTLMVNTFTIGILICCLAIPSVHSSIYWFVPILLILGFFNSIQFTSMNTISIADLRPYQNSSGNSLVSVNQQFAVGFGIAFGLIVLKLFEGDTTLVKNQVHTAFRYTFLVVGFLTILSGLVFRRLNFRDGDNMKSV, encoded by the coding sequence ATGAACGAAAATATAACTACCGATTCTGTTAAAAAATTTCTTCCCTTGATTTTAGGAACCGCGATTTTTATGCAGATGCTGGATTCTACAATTCTAAATACATCATTACCCTCCATTGCCCGAGATTTGCAGGAATCGCCTTTGGATATGCAAAATGCTATCATTAGTTACGTTCTGACTTTAGCTTTGTTTATGCCAGTGAGCGGATTTTTGGCGGATAAATTCGGAACTAAAAAAATATTCATTCTTTCTTTATTTGTTTTCTCGCTAGGTTCATTATTTTGCTCGTTGTCACAAAATCTTACCGAATTGGTAATTTCCAGAGTGATTCAAGGAGTTGGTGGTAGCTTGATGACGCCGGTTGGGAAATTAGCATTGATTCGGGCTTTCAATAAAAATGAACTTTTGAAAGCAATGAATTTCGCCATCATTCCAGCATTGATTGGACCGGTAATGGGGCCTGTCGTAGGTGGGTATATGGTAGATTATCTCAGTTGGCACTGGATCTTTTTGATTAATATTCCAATAGGAGCTCTGGGAATTATTCTTAGTTTAAAATATATGCCGAATTATAAATCGCCCGTCATCGATTTTGATTTAAAGGGATTTCTGATTTTTGCTTTGGCTTCCTTACTACTTTCAAGTGCGTTGGAATTATTGGGAAATGCTCAAAATATTACACCTGTTTTGATGATATTTTTTCTGGGTTTTCTGATGCTTTACTTCTATTACAAACACGCGAAAACAGACAATAACCCTATTTTTCCATTGAATCTTTTTAAAGTCCGAACATTCAGGGTTGGGATTTTAGGAAATCTGGCAACAAGACTAGGCATTAGTTCCATTCCGCTTTTAGTTCCGTTAATGATTCAGATTGCTTATGGAAAATCGGCGCTCACTTCTGGTTGGATTATTGCACCGATGGCTCTTACAGCAATGTTCGGAAAATCTTTTGTCATTGGGATTTTGGATAGATTTGGCTACCGCAAAACTTTGATGGTCAATACGTTTACAATCGGAATTTTGATTTGCTGTCTGGCGATTCCGAGTGTCCACAGTTCAATTTATTGGTTTGTTCCGATTTTGTTGATTTTAGGATTTTTTAATTCGATTCAATTTACGTCGATGAATACGATTTCTATTGCTGATCTGCGACCTTACCAAAATAGCAGTGGCAATTCTCTGGTTTCTGTTAATCAACAGTTTGCGGTTGGATTTGGGATTGCATTTGGTTTGATTGTTTTAAAATTGTTTGAAGGCGACACGACTTTAGTTAAAAATCAGGTTCACACGGCGTTTCGTTACACATTTTTGGTGGTAGGGTTTCTCACGATACTTTCAGGTCTAGTTTTCAGAAGACTGAATTTTAGAGATGGCGACAATATGAAGTCGGTTTAA
- a CDS encoding agmatine/peptidylarginine deiminase yields MVIDKDFNPLENGYTFPAEWEEHEATWLSWPHKEESWPERIDLIYPAYAQFIAELTKGEFVCINVKDQEMQAFAMEHISKAGADISKVEFYFHETNDAWCRDHGPAFLVNKNGEEPKKIIVDWGFNAWGGKYPPFELDDVIPTKIAEEKGLPVLYPGIIMEGGSVEFNGAGTVLTSKSCLLNENRNPHLSQEEVEEFLKKYYGQKQVLWVDDGIVGDDTDGHVDDTIRFVNENTVLTVIEDNPEDDNYEILQTNLRQLEEMTLLNGEKLNIIKLPMPDPVYCDGQRLPASYANFYIANKSVIVPTYRCDKDGLALEIIQKCFPDREVVGIDSTDIIWGLGSFHCLSQQEPLV; encoded by the coding sequence ATGGTTATAGATAAAGATTTTAATCCGTTAGAAAATGGATACACTTTCCCCGCAGAATGGGAAGAACACGAAGCAACTTGGTTGTCTTGGCCGCATAAAGAAGAATCCTGGCCAGAAAGAATCGATTTGATTTACCCTGCTTATGCACAATTCATTGCTGAATTAACCAAAGGTGAATTTGTGTGCATTAATGTCAAAGACCAAGAGATGCAGGCTTTTGCAATGGAGCATATTTCCAAAGCCGGAGCGGATATTTCTAAAGTTGAATTCTACTTTCACGAAACCAATGATGCCTGGTGCAGAGATCACGGACCTGCTTTTTTAGTAAATAAGAACGGAGAAGAACCAAAGAAAATCATTGTTGATTGGGGCTTCAATGCGTGGGGAGGAAAATATCCGCCATTCGAATTAGATGATGTGATTCCGACAAAAATTGCTGAAGAAAAAGGATTGCCTGTTTTGTATCCTGGAATTATTATGGAAGGTGGTTCTGTTGAATTCAACGGTGCCGGAACAGTTTTGACTTCAAAATCTTGTCTGCTTAATGAAAACAGAAATCCACATCTTTCGCAGGAAGAAGTAGAAGAGTTTCTGAAAAAATATTACGGACAAAAGCAAGTTCTTTGGGTAGATGACGGAATTGTAGGTGACGATACAGATGGTCACGTTGATGACACCATCAGATTCGTAAATGAAAATACAGTTCTAACAGTGATTGAAGATAATCCTGAAGATGATAATTATGAAATTCTTCAAACAAACCTTCGCCAACTAGAAGAAATGACTTTGCTAAACGGCGAAAAACTTAATATCATCAAGCTTCCAATGCCAGACCCAGTGTATTGTGACGGACAAAGATTACCAGCTTCTTACGCCAATTTTTACATCGCTAACAAATCAGTGATTGTGCCAACTTACAGATGCGATAAAGATGGATTGGCTTTAGAAATCATCCAAAAATGTTTTCCTGATAGAGAAGTCGTGGGAATCGATTCTACCGATATTATTTGGGGATTGGGAAGTTTCCACTGTTTAAGTCAACAAGAACCTTTGGTATAG
- a CDS encoding carbon-nitrogen hydrolase, producing the protein MSKVKIGTVQMSCVADKQSNLNKAIEKIKDAAAKGAQIVCLQELFTSLYFCDVEDYDNFELAEPIPGPSTDALSPVAKELGVVIIASLFEKRAQGLYHNTTAVIDADGTYLGKYRKMHIPDDPAFYEKFYFTPGDLGYKNFDTKFGRIGVLICWDQWYPEASRITALMGADIMFYPTAIGWATDQDEETNQDQYNAWQTIQRSHAVANGVPVVSVNRVGFEQDGAMKFWGGSFVTNAQGKLLYLGSHDKEEVVVTEVDLAQTDYMRKHWPFLRDRRIETYSPITKRFIDED; encoded by the coding sequence ATGTCAAAGGTTAAAATCGGAACAGTTCAGATGTCTTGCGTTGCTGATAAGCAGTCAAACCTGAACAAAGCCATTGAAAAGATAAAAGATGCTGCTGCTAAAGGAGCTCAAATTGTTTGTTTACAGGAACTTTTTACATCATTGTATTTTTGTGATGTAGAAGACTATGATAATTTCGAATTGGCGGAACCAATTCCTGGTCCTTCAACAGATGCATTGTCTCCTGTTGCTAAAGAATTGGGCGTTGTAATCATCGCTTCATTATTCGAAAAAAGAGCACAAGGTCTTTATCATAATACAACGGCTGTTATTGATGCTGACGGAACTTATCTTGGTAAATATCGTAAAATGCATATTCCGGATGATCCTGCTTTTTATGAAAAATTCTATTTCACACCAGGCGATTTAGGTTATAAAAATTTTGATACAAAATTCGGAAGAATTGGTGTACTGATTTGTTGGGATCAATGGTATCCGGAAGCTTCAAGAATCACTGCGTTGATGGGCGCAGATATTATGTTCTACCCAACAGCAATTGGCTGGGCAACCGACCAGGATGAAGAAACCAATCAAGATCAATACAATGCCTGGCAGACAATTCAGCGTTCTCATGCAGTTGCAAATGGCGTTCCGGTAGTTTCTGTCAATAGAGTAGGATTTGAGCAAGATGGTGCAATGAAATTCTGGGGCGGAAGTTTTGTGACCAATGCTCAAGGAAAGCTTTTATATCTTGGTTCTCACGATAAAGAAGAAGTTGTGGTAACAGAAGTTGATCTTGCCCAGACCGATTATATGAGAAAGCACTGGCCATTCCTTAGAGATAGAAGAATTGAAACTTATTCGCCGATTACAAAACGTTTTATTGACGAGGATTAA
- a CDS encoding acyl-CoA thioesterase: MNYHTRKWIKPEDLNPNHSLFGGRLLQWIDEEAALYAIIQLENSRAVTKYISEINFVSSAKQGDIIEIGIEAVEFGRTSLTLRCEVRNKMTHQKIITIDKLVFVALGEDGLPKPHGKTKIEYVEDRLYVKNTNPEL, translated from the coding sequence ATGAATTATCACACCAGAAAGTGGATCAAACCAGAAGACCTAAACCCAAACCATTCTCTTTTCGGAGGAAGACTGTTGCAATGGATTGATGAAGAAGCAGCACTTTATGCGATTATCCAGCTAGAAAATTCGAGGGCAGTAACAAAATATATTTCTGAGATCAATTTTGTGAGTTCGGCAAAACAAGGCGACATTATTGAGATTGGAATTGAAGCAGTGGAATTTGGTAGAACCTCTTTGACACTAAGATGTGAAGTTCGAAATAAAATGACACATCAAAAAATTATTACGATTGACAAATTGGTTTTTGTAGCTCTTGGCGAAGATGGATTGCCAAAACCGCACGGAAAAACAAAAATCGAATATGTTGAGGATCGACTTTATGTTAAAAATACGAATCCAGAATTATAA
- a CDS encoding S46 family peptidase — MKKILLSAFALSTVMTFAQQYGGMWIPTEVNEKEMKELGMKISAKDIFNPEKASIKDAVVQFDGGCTAEIISGKGLLLTNHHCGYDNIQSHSTVENDLLTNGFWAKDMNGELPNPGVTVDFITDIKEVTKDILAGTNGLTVKDLDAKIKQNTDAYIASQKPESYQKISVRSMYYGNKYYAYVIETYKDIRLVGAPPSAIGKYGSDTDNWVWPRHTGDFSMFRIYADKNNKPAEYSKDNIPYTPKHFLPISIKDKKEDDFTFVFGFPGRTTEYLPAVAVEKIMTEIDPAMISVRDVTLKTLDEKMRVDNATRIKYASKYARISNAWKKWQGEIEGLKKSNAVGKKQQYEQSLISKNPAIKTTIDGLNKLYNEQAPYALNRAYYSELPRNAETLALGSLFGSYVEAVENGTSSQKSLDNLKSRLSEIYKDYESSLDAKVTAKVIALYANKTPQQFLPAGFENYKDVNQNITTIENWAKNSVVMGSGKVNGATVYSDINKVFADQNALVQALKNDPIVQLYASIKGTYVKTTHDKVTSYQTEIDALQKQFMAQQMETDKDRKFFPDANSTLRVTYGKVKGSNPRDAVTYGYQTHLSGVMEKYIPGDYEFDLPKKLINLYNTKDYGIYKDKSGDVPVNFTATNHTTGGNSGSPALDAYGNLIGLNFDRQWEGTMSDINYDPKLCRNIMVDTKYILFVIDKYADAKWLINEMKVVK, encoded by the coding sequence ATGAAAAAAATTCTCTTATCAGCTTTTGCATTGTCAACAGTAATGACATTTGCTCAGCAATACGGAGGGATGTGGATTCCGACAGAAGTTAATGAAAAAGAAATGAAAGAACTTGGAATGAAAATCTCTGCCAAAGATATTTTCAATCCGGAAAAAGCAAGCATCAAAGATGCCGTAGTTCAGTTTGATGGTGGTTGTACTGCGGAAATCATTTCGGGAAAAGGATTGTTATTGACTAATCATCATTGCGGTTATGATAATATCCAGTCTCACTCAACCGTAGAAAATGACCTTTTGACCAATGGATTCTGGGCAAAAGATATGAATGGAGAATTACCAAATCCTGGAGTGACTGTAGATTTCATTACTGATATCAAAGAAGTGACAAAAGACATTCTTGCAGGAACTAACGGTCTAACTGTAAAAGATCTTGATGCGAAAATCAAACAAAATACAGACGCTTATATTGCTTCTCAAAAACCAGAGAGCTATCAGAAAATATCCGTAAGGTCTATGTATTATGGTAATAAATATTATGCTTATGTCATAGAAACTTACAAAGATATCCGTTTGGTTGGCGCACCGCCTTCAGCGATTGGAAAATACGGTTCTGATACAGACAACTGGGTTTGGCCAAGACATACGGGAGATTTCTCTATGTTTAGAATCTACGCCGATAAGAACAACAAACCTGCAGAATATTCCAAAGATAATATTCCCTATACACCGAAACATTTCTTACCAATTTCTATCAAGGATAAGAAAGAGGATGATTTCACTTTTGTTTTCGGATTCCCAGGAAGAACAACGGAATATCTTCCTGCTGTAGCAGTTGAAAAAATTATGACGGAAATTGATCCGGCGATGATTTCTGTGCGTGATGTCACTCTTAAAACGCTTGATGAAAAAATGAGAGTGGACAACGCTACAAGAATAAAATACGCATCTAAGTATGCAAGAATCTCCAACGCCTGGAAAAAATGGCAAGGTGAAATCGAAGGTCTTAAAAAGTCTAATGCTGTTGGAAAAAAACAGCAATATGAGCAATCTCTGATTTCTAAAAATCCGGCAATCAAAACAACAATTGACGGACTTAACAAACTTTATAATGAGCAAGCACCTTACGCCTTGAACAGAGCTTACTACAGTGAGTTGCCAAGAAATGCTGAAACTTTGGCTCTAGGAAGTTTATTTGGGAGTTATGTAGAAGCTGTAGAAAATGGAACTTCTTCTCAGAAATCTTTAGATAATCTGAAATCGAGATTGTCTGAAATTTATAAAGATTATGAGAGCAGTCTTGATGCAAAAGTAACTGCAAAAGTGATTGCACTTTATGCCAACAAAACACCTCAGCAGTTTTTACCAGCTGGTTTTGAAAATTATAAAGATGTGAATCAAAACATTACAACCATAGAAAATTGGGCGAAAAACTCTGTCGTGATGGGAAGCGGAAAAGTGAATGGCGCAACAGTTTATTCTGATATTAATAAAGTTTTTGCAGATCAGAATGCTTTGGTTCAAGCGCTTAAAAATGATCCAATTGTTCAGCTTTACGCATCTATCAAAGGAACTTATGTAAAAACAACGCACGATAAAGTGACGTCTTATCAAACTGAAATCGATGCTTTGCAAAAACAGTTTATGGCTCAGCAAATGGAAACAGATAAAGACAGAAAATTCTTTCCAGATGCCAATTCTACTTTGCGTGTAACTTATGGAAAAGTGAAAGGTTCTAATCCACGAGATGCTGTTACTTATGGTTATCAAACACATCTTTCTGGTGTGATGGAAAAATATATTCCTGGAGATTATGAATTTGATTTGCCTAAAAAACTAATCAATCTTTACAACACCAAAGATTACGGAATCTATAAAGATAAATCAGGCGATGTTCCGGTTAACTTTACAGCAACCAATCACACCACTGGTGGAAACTCCGGAAGTCCGGCTTTGGATGCTTACGGAAATCTAATTGGCCTTAACTTCGATAGACAATGGGAAGGCACGATGAGTGACATCAATTATGATCCTAAATTGTGTAGAAATATAATGGTGGATACAAAATATATCTTGTTTGTGATTGATAAATATGCTGATGCAAAATGGTTAATCAACGAGATGAAAGTTGTGAAGTAA
- a CDS encoding polysaccharide deacetylase family protein: MSFKTKFFRIVNPITKIFSFEKFFGSLPFDNLILVYHLVSDEDVKHVKHLFPYRSVRQFEKDLDFLSNHFEFVNWEDYLNQKKTSKPKLLLTFDDGYSEFYDIISPILLRKGIFAINFINPKFIDNKELMWRNKASLIVSEIIENGTFQEKMHKLTGDELNEIVSSILSINFENQNQLDEIANHLEINFENYLQNNPVYLTTKQLIKLKKDGFGIASHGWDHPLYNQLSLEQQIDNTQKSLDYMIDNQFLNDSFAFPFTDHLVTEQFFDLIFKQNSDLKYTFGAAGLKLDSYSKNIQRIPIETKNYSAEEILKNEIIYYQILKMLGKNTIKRS; this comes from the coding sequence ATGAGCTTCAAAACCAAATTTTTCCGAATTGTCAACCCAATAACAAAGATATTCTCCTTTGAAAAATTTTTTGGTTCATTACCTTTTGATAATTTGATTTTGGTTTATCATTTGGTTTCTGATGAAGATGTAAAACATGTCAAACATCTTTTTCCTTACCGCTCTGTCAGACAGTTTGAAAAAGATCTCGATTTTCTGTCAAACCATTTTGAATTCGTTAATTGGGAAGATTATCTCAATCAAAAGAAAACTTCGAAGCCAAAACTTCTATTGACTTTTGACGATGGTTACAGCGAGTTTTATGACATCATCTCTCCTATTCTTCTCCGAAAAGGAATTTTCGCTATTAATTTTATCAATCCAAAGTTTATTGATAACAAAGAATTGATGTGGCGGAACAAAGCCAGTTTGATTGTTTCGGAAATTATTGAGAATGGAACTTTTCAAGAAAAGATGCACAAATTAACCGGAGATGAATTAAACGAAATTGTTTCTTCAATCTTAAGTATCAATTTTGAAAATCAAAATCAGTTGGATGAAATTGCCAATCATTTAGAAATCAATTTTGAAAACTATCTCCAAAACAATCCAGTCTATCTAACTACGAAACAATTAATCAAACTAAAAAAAGATGGTTTTGGAATTGCCTCTCACGGTTGGGATCACCCGCTTTATAATCAACTTTCTCTAGAACAACAAATCGATAATACACAGAAATCCTTAGATTATATGATAGATAATCAATTTCTGAATGATTCTTTTGCTTTTCCTTTTACAGATCATTTGGTGACAGAGCAATTTTTTGATTTGATTTTTAAACAAAATTCTGATTTAAAATACACCTTTGGAGCGGCAGGGTTAAAATTAGACTCTTATTCTAAAAATATCCAGAGAATTCCGATCGAAACCAAAAATTATTCAGCCGAAGAAATTCTAAAAAACGAAATTATCTATTATCAAATATTGAAAATGCTTGGCAAAAACACGATTAAAAGAAGCTGA
- a CDS encoding GNAT family N-acetyltransferase yields the protein MINIVGLNKAQLKGFTQTIQFKNFEFAPISELRESSHIHNPRATDKDILLFLAFDDDQLAGYLGILPDDVNDKNGEKIHFGWLSTLFVSEKHRGKQIAQKLLYSAEEVYDKNLMITEFTPSAERLYRKIGLFEDLTSKNAVRYYYKSNLAELLPTKKPFFDKNKIWLKRFDNLINIFIPYLSAGKNNLYKITKTIDKSLNQFLINQKKNPIARNAEDFQWILDYPWLSQETEQSNYLFSSYSKDYEMFWVSVYQNQEIVAAMLCSVRNGNLKVLYYFGNVEFVAGILPKIIKKYKIKMMTIYDDKLNSMIQKNKTPKSIYKRPLKRDYLTHKDFKEKLGKDFKFNFTDGDGDFSFT from the coding sequence GTGATAAATATTGTTGGATTAAACAAAGCACAGTTAAAAGGATTTACGCAAACTATACAATTCAAAAATTTTGAATTTGCTCCCATTTCTGAACTTAGAGAATCTTCTCACATCCACAATCCCCGCGCTACAGATAAAGATATCTTATTATTTTTAGCTTTTGATGACGATCAACTTGCAGGTTATTTAGGTATTCTTCCTGATGATGTCAATGATAAAAATGGTGAAAAAATCCATTTTGGATGGCTATCCACATTATTCGTTAGCGAAAAACACAGAGGCAAACAGATCGCTCAGAAGTTACTTTACTCTGCTGAAGAAGTTTATGATAAAAATCTAATGATTACCGAGTTTACACCAAGTGCAGAAAGGCTTTACCGTAAAATCGGATTGTTTGAAGATTTGACTTCCAAAAATGCTGTGCGATATTATTACAAATCCAACCTAGCTGAACTTTTACCTACGAAGAAACCCTTTTTTGATAAGAATAAAATCTGGTTAAAACGATTTGATAACCTGATTAATATTTTCATTCCTTATCTCAGCGCTGGGAAAAACAATCTTTATAAAATCACAAAAACGATTGATAAAAGCTTAAATCAATTTCTCATCAATCAAAAGAAAAATCCAATTGCTAGAAACGCAGAAGATTTCCAATGGATTTTAGATTACCCTTGGCTTTCTCAGGAAACGGAGCAATCTAATTACCTTTTTTCTTCATATTCCAAGGATTATGAGATGTTTTGGGTCTCGGTATATCAGAATCAGGAGATTGTTGCGGCGATGCTTTGTTCAGTAAGAAACGGAAATTTGAAAGTGCTTTATTATTTTGGAAATGTAGAATTTGTAGCAGGAATTCTTCCAAAAATCATCAAGAAATATAAAATCAAAATGATGACAATTTACGATGATAAGCTTAACAGTATGATCCAGAAAAATAAAACGCCAAAATCTATTTATAAGCGACCACTAAAAAGAGATTATCTTACTCATAAAGATTTCAAAGAGAAACTCGGAAAAGATTTTAAATTCAACTTTACTGATGGTGACGGCGATTTTTCTTTTACTTAA
- a CDS encoding MepB family protein, translating to MNIDLQYLNDLILKGLNLQLSEITPDLECEEYSGFNFKINQTKFKFRKSKLTPKKIGQFVTFWKRNLDGKTVPFDVYDDFDFYIISIEESENSGFFMFPKIILEKENLISSGEKAGKRGFRIYADWHFPNNKQAEKTKLWQTKYFINYSDSDDSILNEFRKITKL from the coding sequence ATGAACATTGATTTGCAATATTTAAATGATTTAATTTTAAAAGGATTAAATCTTCAGCTTTCGGAAATCACTCCAGATCTGGAATGTGAAGAATATTCTGGTTTCAATTTTAAAATTAATCAAACTAAGTTTAAATTCCGAAAGTCAAAACTGACACCTAAGAAGATTGGTCAATTTGTAACCTTTTGGAAAAGAAATTTAGATGGAAAAACGGTTCCTTTTGACGTTTATGATGATTTTGACTTTTACATTATTTCGATTGAAGAAAGTGAAAACTCTGGCTTTTTCATGTTTCCAAAAATTATTCTAGAAAAAGAAAATTTAATTTCCAGCGGAGAAAAAGCTGGAAAAAGAGGTTTCAGAATCTATGCAGATTGGCATTTTCCGAATAATAAACAAGCTGAAAAAACAAAACTCTGGCAAACCAAATACTTCATCAATTATTCTGATTCTGATGATTCTATTTTAAATGAATTTAGAAAAATTACAAAGCTCTAA
- a CDS encoding DUF5723 family protein: MLKLFCLGLIVFCIVKITAQNNFTFTNDSYSGINSAIFSPTQPFLNPNPWDVNLVSADLFLQNDYAYISKQSLLGLAGTPIQLANPNRGITGETQPSVFDFYNKENASLMFNTDIMGPSFSMTADIKDKKYVLGLFSRLRSQASVLDLDNYLRFGNEMIKQPEFYEMEPFSSIAMNWNEIGFNAATTIFPTSDKQWIFGLNLKYEMGLDAANIISHQNIKLTATEPAIWDNPDLMNIYASDYNVSVNYITNYNSETKRYDYKQNGSGLGLDLGITMIDKNPREDEYQTKFSFNILDLGYVNFKHGLNHSFVNGNTIWLQNNPNLEDQEFESPEQYLKLLSKEAYGDENKSFVGNGFKIGLPTSINLNYSQRIKENHFVNFNWIQRVPLFENSVKRNNILNANYSVQKAAIGYGVSTTLSEYKSLQFGGYFRIGPLILGSENTFPLLLKQKHLHAANFYIAIKLYPFWDNELKRHRRQDCDCEK; encoded by the coding sequence ATGTTGAAATTATTTTGTTTGGGGTTGATTGTGTTCTGTATTGTAAAAATTACAGCCCAGAATAATTTTACTTTTACCAATGATAGTTACAGCGGCATTAATTCTGCTATTTTTTCGCCAACACAGCCTTTTCTCAATCCAAATCCTTGGGATGTAAATTTGGTTTCTGCAGATCTTTTTCTTCAGAACGATTACGCTTACATTTCTAAACAAAGTCTTTTAGGTTTAGCAGGAACGCCAATACAATTAGCCAACCCAAATCGCGGAATTACCGGAGAAACTCAACCAAGTGTCTTTGATTTTTATAATAAAGAGAATGCCAGCCTGATGTTCAATACTGATATTATGGGACCATCATTTTCTATGACAGCTGATATCAAAGACAAAAAATATGTGCTGGGATTATTCAGCCGACTGAGATCACAAGCTTCAGTTCTGGATTTGGACAACTATCTTCGATTTGGTAACGAAATGATCAAACAACCTGAGTTTTACGAAATGGAACCATTCTCTTCAATTGCTATGAATTGGAATGAAATCGGATTTAATGCGGCAACAACAATTTTTCCAACTTCTGACAAACAATGGATTTTTGGTCTTAATTTGAAATACGAAATGGGATTAGACGCTGCTAATATCATCAGTCATCAGAATATAAAACTAACTGCAACAGAGCCTGCGATATGGGATAATCCGGATTTGATGAACATCTATGCTTCTGATTATAATGTTTCTGTCAATTACATTACCAATTATAATTCAGAAACAAAACGCTATGATTATAAGCAAAATGGTTCTGGTTTGGGTTTGGATTTGGGAATTACAATGATTGATAAAAATCCCAGAGAAGATGAGTATCAAACTAAATTTTCTTTTAATATTTTGGATTTAGGTTATGTCAATTTCAAACATGGATTAAATCATAGTTTTGTTAATGGAAATACCATTTGGTTGCAGAATAATCCCAATCTGGAGGATCAGGAATTTGAAAGTCCCGAACAATATTTAAAACTATTAAGCAAAGAAGCTTATGGTGACGAAAACAAATCTTTTGTTGGTAATGGTTTTAAAATTGGTTTACCGACAAGTATTAACTTAAATTATAGTCAAAGAATAAAAGAAAATCATTTTGTTAATTTCAATTGGATTCAGAGAGTTCCTCTTTTTGAGAACTCTGTCAAACGAAACAATATTCTTAATGCCAATTATTCTGTACAGAAAGCTGCTATCGGTTACGGAGTTTCTACAACTTTGTCGGAGTATAAAAGTCTTCAATTTGGTGGATACTTTAGGATTGGACCTTTGATTCTTGGAAGTGAGAATACTTTTCCTTTATTATTAAAGCAAAAACATCTTCACGCAGCCAATTTTTATATCGCAATCAAGCTATATCCGTTTTGGGATAATGAATTGAAGCGTCATAGGAGACAAGATTGTGATTGTGAAAAGTAA
- a CDS encoding phage tail protein, whose amino-acid sequence MITVKISAQSEPFVGQIMFVPYNFAPIGWHDCDGSVVSIAEYSTLFQLIGTTYGGNGQTTFALPDMRGRVIIDDGNGAGLSPYVLGQKGGTETVTLTVNQMPFHTHNVVGSNLNGNSSSPTNAVPANTRILDPEYSNATSDTTMKVNTVSNNGGSQPHNNMMPTTAMKCVIATEGIFPSQN is encoded by the coding sequence ATGATTACAGTAAAAATAAGTGCACAAAGTGAACCATTTGTGGGACAAATTATGTTTGTACCCTACAATTTTGCACCAATCGGCTGGCATGATTGCGATGGATCTGTGGTAAGTATTGCAGAATATTCTACATTATTTCAGTTAATTGGAACAACTTATGGTGGAAACGGGCAGACAACTTTCGCTTTACCAGATATGAGAGGCAGGGTTATTATAGATGATGGAAATGGAGCTGGTCTTAGTCCATATGTACTTGGACAAAAGGGAGGTACAGAAACTGTAACATTAACAGTTAATCAAATGCCATTTCACACTCATAATGTTGTAGGATCTAATTTAAACGGAAATTCTAGTTCGCCAACCAATGCGGTACCTGCTAATACAAGAATATTAGACCCGGAATATTCTAATGCTACCTCCGATACAACTATGAAAGTCAATACTGTATCAAACAACGGCGGATCTCAACCACATAACAATATGATGCCTACTACAGCAATGAAATGTGTCATCGCTACGGAAGGTATTTTTCCATCACAAAACTAA